GGTCATCACTGGCCCCATTTCTGTCGTTCCATACATTTGGACTAGATCGGCTCCAACTCTAGATTGAAACTCCCTGATTAATACAGGAGCCATAGAAGCACCGCCGTAACCTAGTAATCTCAGTGAAGTAAGATTATAGCTATCAAAGTTGTCAACATGAAGCAGCATATTTACCATCGTAGGGGCTGCAAACAAATGCGTTACCTTCTCCTTTTCAATTGTTTCAAGTACTTTTTTTGGATCAAAAGAATGCATTAAGATGTTTGTCGCACCTACTTGTACACGAGGTAAAAACGATGTATGAAGCTCTGCCGTATGGTTTAACGGTGCGGCTGACAATCCAATATCATCTTTTGTAAGCCCCATACACTGCATCATTAAAAAGTTATGATGCACCATGCTGCGATGGCGATGAATGACACCTTTTGGACGCCCAGTTGTTCCGCTTGTGTACATCATGATATATCGGTCATTTTCTGTTACGTCTTCCTTCAATAATTGTCCGTTTTGCTCCTCTAGCAATTGATAAAAAGAAAGAGAATGATCAGGCTGATTGTCATCCACATAAATGAAATGCTCTGTCTCAACTCCGCGTTCAATCACCTTCTGAACAGTATCTTTTAACGCTTCTTCATACAGCAGCACTTTCGAGCGGGCATCCGAAAGAATAAAGTGTAATTCATGAGACGAGAGTCGATAATTGATCGGGTTAAAGATTGCGCCAATTTTTGCTGAAGCAAAAAGAGCAAGAACAAACTCACTTGTGTTATAGAGAAAAGTAGAAACGACATCGCCTTTTTGAACACCGAGTTTTTGCAGCGCCCCAGCAAACTGGTTAACTTTCTGATTTAATACCCGATAAGTCCATCTTTGCTGTTTGTCAGCATAAACAAGGGCAAGCTTATCAGGATAATTGTTAGCCGACCATTCGATTAAACCTCCAACCGTTACATACATGCCGAATCCTCCCTTTCAATTATTTGTAAGAATAAAACCCTTTGCCTGTTTTTCTGCCAAGATGCCCAGCCCGTACAAGCTTACGAAGCAATGGAGCAGAACGATATTTCGAATCTTGCGTTTCTTCATATAGCGAATCTTGAACGAACAACAATGTATCAAGGCCAATTAAATCTGCAAGGGCAAGTGGACCAATTGGATGATTCGCACCAAGTTTCATTCCTTTATCAATATCTTCTGCACTTGCTATTCCTTCTTGTAAAACGTAAATCGCTTCGTTGATCATTGGCACTAATATTCGATTGACCGCAAATAGAGGCGCTTCTTTCACATCAATCGTCTCTTTTCCAAGTGATTCTACAAATTCCTTTGAAACACGATATGTTTCCTCGCTTGTATCATAACCTCGAATCAATTCAACGAGCTTCATAACGGGTACAGGATTAAAGAAATGACAGCCCATAATTTTCGAAGGATTTTTCATCACACTGGCCATTTCCGTAATGCTTAACCCTGATGTATTGCTGGCAAGAATCGTTTCTTCGTTTATGATCTGATCCAACTCTTTAAAAAGCTCCTTTTTCAGCTCAAGGTTTTCACTAACTGCTTCGATGATGTAATCAACGTCTGCTAGCTCATTCATATCGGTAGTGGTTGTTAGAAGCTCTTCTGCTTCTTTCTTCTTCTCTTCACTCATTCGCCCTTTCTCAATCGAACGCTCCCAATTTTTTTGGATTTGCTTTAATCCACGTTCAAAAAATTCAGTCTTTTGTTCAACTGCCACTACTTCATATCCCGCCTCGACACATACTTGGGCAATCCCTGAACCCATTGTTCCTAACCCAACAATACCAACTTTTTTTATCACTTCGATTCCCCCTATATTTTCATAAATTTAGGCTCTCTTTTTTCTAAGAAAGCTGTGACACCTTCATTTTTATCTTTTGTTTCGCATATTTCACCGAACAGATTAGCTTCAAGAGCTAACCCTTCCTGTAAGGTTGTTTGAAGCCCTTCATGAATCGCTCTTTTTGCCGCTGAAACAGCTAATAGCCCTCTGCTTTGAATTTTTTTCGCCCACCGCTTTGCTTCATCAATGGCAGATTCATTTGTTACTTCTTCTACTAATCCAATTTGCGCTGCTTGTTCAGCTGAAATAAATTCGCCTGAAAAAATGAACTGTTTTGCCTTACCGGGACCAATCAAGCGAGCAAGACGCTGAGTCCCACCATAACCCGGGATAATACCGAGCTTCACTTCCGGTAAGCCAAGCTGGGATCTCGTGGTCGCAATCCGAAAATCACAAGCTAACGCGAGCTCTAAACCTCCCCCAAGGGCAAAACCATCAATTGCAGCAATGACTGGCTGCGGCATTGCCTCCAATTTATTAAAGACACGTTGCCCATTTAAACTTAATTGTTCGCCTGTTTCCTTCGATAACTGCGGAAATTCACCAATATCAGCACCTGCTACAAACGCCTTCTCTCCAGCGCCAGAAATAATCAGAACATCAATCTCGTTTGAAATGTTGTCAAGAAGTACTGACAGCTCATTTAATAATTCCTGGTCAAGTGCATTTACAGGAGGGTTATTAATTTCAATAAACCCAATTTGATTCTCGACCGAAAAGTTTACTTTTGACATTCTCCTTTCTCCCCATCCTTTCTTCTCTAACTCATTCACTTTTTATAATCGCAAGTTTTATGCCAACTTCTTTTCGAGCGTCAACCTAGTACTTTTCTTATTTTCATGATTTACTTTGTTTCATTAGGGAAACAATATTGTTTCGTTTAGCTATAAAACTGTCACCTACAGAAACAACATTGCGAAAATATTTTTTAGTTTGTTTTTGAAAACTTTGCAGCTTTCCAACAGTTGAAAAGCTTTAGTAAAACAGCAATCTTTTAGAAAGGCTCTTTTCTAAAAGATTGTTGCTTTACTATACGATAGCTTTTCGACTGTCAAACAAGCGAAACGCTTGCTATGTCACGCGTGTAGCGTGACGTGAACCGAACAAAAGTCGATGGTCGGACAAATGTGATTTGTCCGACCACGTGCTTTGTTCGGTTCATAGACAGTCGAAAAGCAACAAAGTTTACGAAAACAGCCTTTAAAAAAGAGACTTTAAGAAAAGGGAAAATTCGTTGCTTGGAGAAGAAATAATATATACGAAAAATCGTATGAGGTGAATTATGGAGATTTATGTTTTAACAGGACCAAGTGGTACTGGGAAAAGCACAAGCGCCCTATCTGTCGCTTATCAATATAACATTCCTGCAATGATAGACGATGGATTGCTCATTTATAACGGGAAACGAGTGGCAGGGACATCCGCCAAGTTTGAAAAAAATACGATGAAAGCGGTCAAGCGTGCTATTTTTCATGATGATAAGCATGCAAAAGAAGTAAAAGACGCCATTAAAAATTTAAATATCAACAAAATTTTATTAATTGGTACATCTGTCAACATGGTAAAGAAAATTGCAAAAAAGCTTGAGCTAGGAGAAATCGATCATTATTTAACGGTTGAGGATGTTCGCACATCCAGTGAAATTAGTATAGCCTTATACACTAGAAGAACAGAAGGAAAGCATGTAATCCCGATTCCTTATGTTCAAGTCGATCAAAGCTTTTTTAAAAAAATCATTTCCAAAGGGAAAAGCTTCTTTTCTCCACAAAAAGAAAAAATCGGCGAAACAACAATCGTTCAACCGAATTTCCAAAAAGGGTCCATCCATATTTCCGAGGGTGTCCTTCAAAAAATCATCAAGCTGATTTGCAAAGAAATTGAAATCATTGACCATGTTCATTCCATCGATGTTAAGCTTACTGGAGAACCTTACTTAATCATTGAAGTAACAGCCAAGCAAATTCCAAACGAAAATATAATGAATGTACATCAAAAAGCCCAACAAAAAATCTTTACAGATTTCAATCAGTACATGAACGTTGAATTAAGCTCTATTCATATAAAAGTAAAAAAACTACAGATGAACGAATCAGTGAATAAAGAATTTAAACGCTCTATAGCATCCAAATAAAGATGGCTCCCACCTTTCAGCCAGTCAGTATCTTGAGCCGATAGCGCAAATAAATAGAGCCTTAATCGGCTCTTTTTATTTAACCGAAAACCCACCTAGCTTTGTTTCTAAATATTCTTGTATGCCTTCATGTCCCCCTTCCCGTCCAATACCACTGTCTTTCATTCCACCAAATGGGGCCGCCGCTGAAGTAGGGTTAATATCATTGATGCCAACAATTGCAAAGCGAAGACCTTCAAACAATTTAATCGCTCGTGCTACATCATTTGTATACACGTAAGCTGCCAATCCATAATTTGTATCATTCGCCATTTCTAACACATTATCATCGTCATCATATGGAATGATGGGTGCTACAGGCCCAAAGGTTTCTTCGTGATAAATTAGCATATTACTTGTAACATTTTTCAAAACGGTTGGAGCAAAAAATGTGCCTTTCTCCAATTCACCAAAGGTAAGCCTTTCCCCACCGACAACAAGCTCTGCACCTTTTTGAACAGCATCTTTAACTTGATTGAAAACTTTGTTGATGGCTTGTTCATCAACAAGTGGGCCAATGGTTACACCTTCATTTAGACCATTTCCTACTTTCATCTTTTCCACACGCTTGACAAAGGTTTCAGTAAATGGTTCCAGCATGTTTCGATGAACAAAAATTCGGTTCGGACTAATACATGCCTGGCCTGAATTTAAAAACTTCACGAGCGAAACACCTTTTGCTGCATGGACAGGATCCGCATCTTCACACACGATAAATGGCGCATGACCTCCAAGCTCCATCGAAACACGCTTCATGTTTCCTGCAGCACCCTTTGCTAAAAATTTTCCGACTGCAGTAGAACCCGTAAACGTAA
This genomic interval from Bacillus alveayuensis contains the following:
- a CDS encoding enoyl-CoA hydratase/carnithine racemase (product_source=COG1024; cath_funfam=1.10.12.10,3.90.226.10; cog=COG1024; pfam=PF00378; superfamily=52096) produces the protein MSKVNFSVENQIGFIEINNPPVNALDQELLNELSVLLDNISNEIDVLIISGAGEKAFVAGADIGEFPQLSKETGEQLSLNGQRVFNKLEAMPQPVIAAIDGFALGGGLELALACDFRIATTRSQLGLPEVKLGIIPGYGGTQRLARLIGPGKAKQFIFSGEFISAEQAAQIGLVEEVTNESAIDEAKRWAKKIQSRGLLAVSAAKRAIHEGLQTTLQEGLALEANLFGEICETKDKNEGVTAFLEKREPKFMKI
- a CDS encoding adenylate kinase family enzyme/uncharacterized alkaline shock family protein YloU (product_source=COG0563/COG1302; cath_funfam=3.40.50.300; cog=COG0563,COG1302; smart=SM00382; superfamily=46785,52540); the protein is MEIYVLTGPSGTGKSTSALSVAYQYNIPAMIDDGLLIYNGKRVAGTSAKFEKNTMKAVKRAIFHDDKHAKEVKDAIKNLNINKILLIGTSVNMVKKIAKKLELGEIDHYLTVEDVRTSSEISIALYTRRTEGKHVIPIPYVQVDQSFFKKIISKGKSFFSPQKEKIGETTIVQPNFQKGSIHISEGVLQKIIKLICKEIEIIDHVHSIDVKLTGEPYLIIEVTAKQIPNENIMNVHQKAQQKIFTDFNQYMNVELSSIHIKVKKLQMNESVNKEFKRSIASK
- a CDS encoding succinate-semialdehyde dehydrogenase/glutarate-semialdehyde dehydrogenase (product_source=KO:K00135; cath_funfam=3.40.309.10,3.40.605.10; cog=COG1012; ko=KO:K00135; pfam=PF00171; superfamily=53720; tigrfam=TIGR01780): MLYINGEWQESKTGETFVSFNPATGEKIGEVADGTKEDAKRAIDAAYEAFTHWSSLTAYERSSYLYKAYELMMERKEELAKLMTIEQGKPLKASLNEVQYGADFLLWYAEEAKRLYGQTIPSARKDQRFIVIQQPVGVVAAITPWNYPISMITRKIAPAIAAGCTVVLKPAEQTPLCAIEVFKAFIDAGIPKGVINLVTTSQPAPIGEEFIENPKVQKLTFTGSTAVGKFLAKGAAGNMKRVSMELGGHAPFIVCEDADPVHAAKGVSLVKFLNSGQACISPNRIFVHRNMLEPFTETFVKRVEKMKVGNGLNEGVTIGPLVDEQAINKVFNQVKDAVQKGAELVVGGERLTFGELEKGTFFAPTVLKNVTSNMLIYHEETFGPVAPIIPYDDDDNVLEMANDTNYGLAAYVYTNDVARAIKLFEGLRFAIVGINDINPTSAAAPFGGMKDSGIGREGGHEGIQEYLETKLGGFSVK
- a CDS encoding fatty-acyl-CoA synthase (product_source=KO:K00666; cath_funfam=2.30.38.10,3.30.300.30,3.40.50.980; cog=COG0318; ko=KO:K00666; pfam=PF00501,PF13193; superfamily=56801) — encoded protein: MYVTVGGLIEWSANNYPDKLALVYADKQQRWTYRVLNQKVNQFAGALQKLGVQKGDVVSTFLYNTSEFVLALFASAKIGAIFNPINYRLSSHELHFILSDARSKVLLYEEALKDTVQKVIERGVETEHFIYVDDNQPDHSLSFYQLLEEQNGQLLKEDVTENDRYIMMYTSGTTGRPKGVIHRHRSMVHHNFLMMQCMGLTKDDIGLSAAPLNHTAELHTSFLPRVQVGATNILMHSFDPKKVLETIEKEKVTHLFAAPTMVNMLLHVDNFDSYNLTSLRLLGYGGASMAPVLIREFQSRVGADLVQMYGTTEMGPVMTVLYPDEQLPKAGSAGKAVMTHEVRIVRLQEDGSPSHPDDLCEVGEIGEIIVKGPCVMEGYYQRPEATDKALAFGWYHTGDMGSYDEDGYIWIRDRMNHMIVSGAENIYPREVEDYLLEHPDVLEAAVIGQPDPTWGQIVVGCIVLKEGSTLTEEELDQFLVNGDKLAKYKRPRKYVFLDRLPKTPSGKIQKYVLEKNLQNA
- a CDS encoding 3-hydroxybutyryl-CoA dehydrogenase (product_source=KO:K00074; cath_funfam=1.10.1040.10,3.40.50.720; cog=COG1250; ko=KO:K00074; pfam=PF00725,PF02737; superfamily=48179,51735) yields the protein MIKKVGIVGLGTMGSGIAQVCVEAGYEVVAVEQKTEFFERGLKQIQKNWERSIEKGRMSEEKKKEAEELLTTTTDMNELADVDYIIEAVSENLELKKELFKELDQIINEETILASNTSGLSITEMASVMKNPSKIMGCHFFNPVPVMKLVELIRGYDTSEETYRVSKEFVESLGKETIDVKEAPLFAVNRILVPMINEAIYVLQEGIASAEDIDKGMKLGANHPIGPLALADLIGLDTLLFVQDSLYEETQDSKYRSAPLLRKLVRAGHLGRKTGKGFYSYK